A window of Paraburkholderia megapolitana genomic DNA:
GATGGTGTCCGGCCGCAGCAGTGGCATACCCACAGAAACGTCATAGCCGAGCCCCCTGTAACTGCCGCGGATGCCAAGCGCGCTGCCGATCAACGTGCGCCCGCGCGCCGTTGCGGGATCGCCCGATACCTGCCCTGCATCGAGCGCGACATAGGTTTCGCTTCCCGCGAACAGGCCCGTTGCGAGTTCGTTGCGCCACGTCCATCCGTTTTGCACCGCGAGGGACTGGTTGCCGTCAGAACCGCGCACCGAGTAGCGCCCGCCGATCTGCAGGTATTCCGTGAATGGAGTGGGCTGAAGTGCGTGCTGGAGAAAGAACGTGCCGCGATAGCCGAATGCCCGTGAGTCGATCCGGAACGGCACGTTCAGTGATGTGCTCGTAGTAAGAATCTGGTAGCGACCGCTCCAGTTCGACTGCCCGTAGACGAAACCGGGGGTGCGACTCAGTCCGGCCAGGCTGCCGCGCAATCCAATCGCGGCATGTAACGACGCGTCCGAGAACATTTCCAGGTGGCTCGCGCGGATCTCATAGCTGGTGATATCGCGCTTTTGCACGCCGATTTCTTCGCCACCCAGCGAGGCCTGGTCCTGTCGACGCACCAGGTTGAACTGGAGCGAGCCCTTGTTGTGACTTGTGCGGTAGGGGACATAAGTCACGCCCGCCTCGAAGCGGCGGGTTCGCGAGGTGTACAGGATGTCCGCGCCGACAACCGGCAAAGCCTGTTTCGACGACCACTCGCTAAAGCCCAGCGAAAACGACGCATACCCGATCGGCACATTCCACGCGATGCTCTTCGAACGTGACCCGGCGCTGTGATTGCGAAGCCCGGCGTCGTTGTTGACGGTGGCGATCAGCTGGTCGTAAAGATGGAGCGGTGAATCGATTGCAACGATCGCGCCCAACTGGTTGCGGCCGGTCGCATGGATGCCGGAGTTGTCCGCGGTGAGCACGAATCGCACTCGTCGCCTGTTTTGCGGGTGCCGGATGACGATGTCGGATTCGCCGAGGTCCGTGCCCGGCACAAGATCGAATGCCGTAACGCCCTGCCCCGGCAACCTGCGAATGTTTTCGAGCGCCTGGTCCAGATCGCGGATATTCAGCAGCGCGTGAGACCGCTCGGGAAAAACCATGCGCGACCAGCCGATGCTGGCGCCCTCGTCGCGGATCGTACCGACGCGACCTGGAACGATCTCGATGACCAGATGGCCGGTTGCAAAGTCCTGTTCCGGAAAGAAAACCTGCGTCGTGATATAGCCGTCTGCAATCAGCTGACGCGCGATCCATTGGCTCAAGATGTCGCGACCCTGCGCGCCCATGCACGTGCCTTCGATTGGTACTCGCCCGGGTAACCACGGAAAGTGTTCGGCCCCACGCCATTCGACTTCCGCGATGGCGAAACATGGCGCTTCAATGGGGAAATCAGGAAGTTCCGAGTTTTGCCGTACGACTGGCGTGAGAACCTCAGGAGGAGCAAGCGCTTGCTCCTTGACGCCCTGAAGTTGCTGCTCCTGATAGCGAAGTGTGTCCTGAGACGGGAGGTGATTCGGGCGCTCTGTTTGCGCATTGGCATCCGAAGCGACCGCAAGAATCCATGCAACACCTGCTGCACATACGGGATATCTGGTTTTTTTCAATATATGCACTGCGAACTACAGTAAATGGGCTGGACTCAAGCTAGCGAGATAACGTGAGCGCAACTGTATCCGCCTGATTTATTGGGGAAATAGGACTGCTCTGAAATGACGCGACACCGTATGGTCGTCGGGTGAACCGTAGAACGGTCATGTAGATGGTGGGCAGCTACGTGGCGTGATGCCGATGGGCACGCTCGCGTCGCGAGCGAAAAAAAGGCCCCGTGCATCAGCGATGCCGGGGCCTAATCCCATGTCAAGGAGATGTCATGGAGGAGACGATTCGATCATAGCCACGACACCGTATGCGACCAACAAATCCTTTCCGATAAGCTTATCCACGAATGTTTGCTGTGCCCGACGGCGTCAATGAGATAACCCTGCTCGCGTATATCGTTATCAGAATATGTCGGTTCTCGCTGCTACCATCGGTCACTAAGATGACGGTTTGAATAGCGGTCCCCGTGTTGGAGACCGCCCGTGCCCGCCGCGCGCAACACCTGCGCGGCCGCCGGCAGCCGCTCACGAAGGAGCATTCCGTTGACCAGTTTCGATCATCATCGCCGGCCGCTCGTCATTGGCATCGGCGGTACGACGCGCGCAGCTTCGTCGACCGAGCGAGCGCTCGGTTTCGCGCTGCGCGGCGCCGAGGATGCAGGCGCGCGCACGCGTCTGTTCGGCGGCGAGTTTCTGCATAGCCTGCCGCACTACGCCCCCGAAAATCCGCAGCGCACCGCCGAACAGCTCGAGCTGATCGAAGCCGTGCGCACCGCCGACGCCCTCATCATCGCAACGCCCGGCTATCACGGCGGCGTGTCGGGTCTCGTGAAAAACGCACTCGATACGCTCGAAGAACTGCGCGCCGACGAACGTCCGTATCTCGACGGCCGCGCCGTGGGCTGCATCGTCACCGCCTACGGCTGGCAGGCCGCGGGTTCGGTGCTGACCTCCCTGCGCTCGATCGTGCATGCGCTGCGCGGCTGGCCCACGCCGTTCGGCGCCGGCATCAATACGCTGGAAACCCGCTTCGACAGCGTGGAGTCCTGTTCCGATCCGAAGGTCGTCGAGCAGCTCGCGACAGTCGGCCGCCAGGCCGCCGACTTTGCGCTCGCGTTCAATGCGCATCGGCAGCCGGTGCGTCTCGGTGCCGACACAGTGACGGAGTCGCGCACGGCGAAAGTGCTGTCGCTGGCCAGTTAGCTATCGGGACCAGTTCCGCCAGGGCCGCACCACGCGCCCTGGCGCACTGCAAACCGCGTTGCAAACCGCATTGCAGGACACTAAGCAGCAGTCACCGTTTCACCTTCCCAGCCCGCCTCCACCCGCTTCGCTTCTACCTTGAGCATCAGCACGGAAGAAGCCCGCGGCGTGCGCCAGCCAACAGACCATTCGCAGTCCACGACGGATAGTCGACACCAGTTTCTCGCTTGCGTTACCACGCAGTCCGTGAAGACCGTTCCCGGTTCCCGCTGATTTGCTTGCGACGAAAGATTGGTTCACCGTGCGCACGGCACACCCTACGCTTGTGCCTGCCCGTTCACTTTCCGATCGTCGACATGCGTACTCTTACGCAACGCGGGCACGATCATCGCGACGACCATGAATCGACACATTCACTACAAGGGTTATGAAGTCGCACCGGTAGCGCAGCGACTTCCCAACGGCCTCTTCGCGGCTAATCTCACCATCGAGAAAGCCGTGGCAAACCAGAGCCGCGCGTACTCGTTCGACGCGCTCGACTACTTCTTCGACGAAGAGCATGCGCTCGCCTATGCGTTCCGCTGGGGACGCATGTGGATCGACAACCGGCAGTAGCCTTTACTGCGGTCACAGGTAGAAAAACGCCAGGGCGCCGCGGCAACGACCGGCCGCCGCCGGTGTTGTCGTCGCGCGCAACCAGGTTGTGCCAGAATACGCACCATCCTCGCTTCGCCCATTTCCCCCACCATGTCTGACACGCTGACGGATGCTGCCGGAGATCGCACGATCTGGGCGAAGCGCGTTCGGGGTCGCGTCGCGAGTGCCAAAGGCGTCGCGGCCGACGGCGTCATGCCAAAGCACATGCCCCTCGCGCCGCGCTTCATGAAGAAGCCATTCCAGGAACCTGCCAGATGGCATTGACCGTCGACGAACAGCTCTCTCTGACCGCTACCGAAGCGGTCGCGGCGATCCATACCGGACGCCTGAAAGCCACCGATTACGTTGCAACGCTACTGGCCCGCGCGGCCGCCCTCGCGCGCCTGAATGCGCTGACCGTTCTGGCAATGGAAGAAGCGCTTGCCGCCGCGCAGCGCATCGACGCACTGCCCCCCGACGTGCGCGCGCAACTGCCGCTCGCCGGACTGCCCGTCGTCGTGAAGGACAACATCAATACGCTCGGCCTGCCGACATCGGCGGGCACACCGGCGCTGGAAGGCTTCGTGCCCGCCAGCAACGCGCCGTCGGTGCAGCGCCTGCTCGATGCCGGCGCGATCGTGCTCGGCAAGGCCAACATGCACGAGCTCGCGTTCGGCATTACCAGCACGAACCTCGCGCCGCACGCCGGGCCCGTGCGCAATCCGTACGATCCGAGCCTGATTCCCGGCGGCTCGTCGGGCGGTACGGCCGCGGCGATCGCCGCGCGCATCGTGCCGGCCGGCCTCGGCACCGATACCGGCGGATCGACGCGGATTCCGGCCGCGCTCACGGGTACCGCCGGGTTTCGTCCGTCGGTCGGCGACGGCCGGGCACAGCGCCGCTATCACGATCCGAACGCCGTCGTACCGATCGCGCACACACGCGACACGGTCGGCCCGATGGCGCGCACGGTCGCGGATATCGCGCTGCTCGACGGCGTGATCACCGGCGACCACACGCTGCCCGCCGTCGCTCTGGCGCACCTGCGGATCGGCCTGCCGGCGCCGCTGTGGGAAGGGCTCGCGAGATCGGTGGAAGACGTCGCGCGCGACGCGCTCAAGCGGCTCGAAGCGGCCGGAGTAACGTTCGTGCCGGTCGAGATGCCGGACCTGCTGAAGCTGAATCTGCTCGTCGCCACGGCCATCGCCCTGCACGAGCCGCGCGAAGACGTACCGGCGTGGCTCGTCGCCAACCGTGCGCCGGTCCAGACCGTCGAGGCGATCGCCGCCCGTATCGCGAGTCCGGACGTGCGGATCGCCTACGACATGATCCTCGCCGACCGGTTCGGCGGCGATTATTACGAGGCGCTGACGGTCTGGCGTCCGCAGCTCCAGCGGCACTACGCGGATACCTTCGCCAGCCACCGGCTGGACGCGCTGCTGTTCCCGACCACCCGCCTCGCCGCGGTGCCGCTCGACGAGATCAACGGGTCGTCGAAGGTATCGATCGACGGCGCCGAACCGATCGACGAAATGAGCGCGTACCTGCGCAATACCGATCCGGCCAGCGCCGCCGGTATTCCCGGGCTCTCGCTGGCCGCGGGCATGACGAAGGAGCGCCTGCCGGTCGGCATCGAGATCGACGGTCTGATCGGCAGCGACCGCCGTCTGCTCGCTATCGGCATCGCGCTCGAGCAGGTGCTCGGACAGTTGCCTGCGCCAGTGCTCTGAACGATGCGCGTGATCTCCCGCCTCATCTCGGTGCGCCCGGCGCTACGTTTCACCTGTGCAGTCCTGCTCGCCTGTGCAGCAGCCGGCTGCGCGAAGCTCGCCGCCGTCGATCACGATGCCCTGTGGAAGATCGTCTATCTGCAATGCGTGCCGGCGGCCGAAGCCGGCAGCCACAACTACGGCCAGTGCACGAGCGTCGACCTGCAACGCCGCTACGCAATTCTCAAGGACATCTCCGGCCGCGCGCAGCATTTGCTGATTCCCACCGATCGCGTGACGGGCATCGAAAGTCCGCAAATTCTCGAAGCCGGCGCGCCGACGTACTGGGCCGACGCATGGACGTCGCGGCGCTATGTCGAAGCGTCGCTTGGAAAATCGCTCAAGCAGCCGCTCGCCGACGACCAGATCGGCATCGAGATCAACTCCGAGTACCGGCGTTCGCAGGACCAGTTGCATCTTCATATCGACTGCATGCGCGCCGATGTGACCGACGCGCTCGCGCGTCATCGCGACGATGCGCCGGGCACATGGCGTTGGGACACGATCGACGGCAAGCGCTACCGGATCATGCGCGTGACGTCTTTGACCGATGCCAGCGATCCCTTCCGCCTCGTCGCCCGCGATCAAATCGGGCCGCAGGCGATGGCCCTGCAGACGATCCTCGTCACCGGTGCCGGCCCGTCCGCGCCCACCGATGGCTGGCTGGTCCTGAACAGCGACCTCGATATGACCGGCGGTACCGGCACCGCCGAGGGCCTGCTCGATCATGCGTGCCGGATCGTCAGTCGCGACTAGCCAGCCGCCATCCAGGCGCGCGTCGATTCGGGCTGCATAGCGCCGCCCGGTACGCCGGCGCTATGCAGCTTCCCGCACAAGCTTTGCGCAACAAATTGGTTCTGTGGCGCAACCCGAGCCGATAGCATCGGCCCTGTTGCGTGTCCGGGCGCCTGCTGCGTCCGGGTCTTCCTGAACCGCCTGTTCCATCGCCGCAGCGCTTCCGGCATCCAGGCCCGACCGACCCTGCCGATGGCGATCTACCTCGACGATATGCAACGTAAAGCACTGGCGCGTCTCAGCACCACATGGAGCTGGCGCACCGAGTGGCCTACGTGGTTGTTGATCGTCGTGATCTATGGCGGATGGTTTGGGGTTGCACTGCATGCACGCCCGCTCGGATTGCCGCTGGCGGTCGTGTTGCTCGCGCTGTTGAGTGCGTGGTACCTGTCGTTGCAGCACGAGCTGTTGCATGGTCATCCCACTCGCTCACGGGTCTTCAACAGTCTGTTCGGTCTCGCGCCGCTCGCGGTGTGGTTTCCGTATGGCATCTATCGCAACTCGCATTTGCGGCATCACGACGATACGCAGCTGACGCATCCCCAGCTCGATCCCGAAAGCTATTTCGTCGACGCACCTGCATGGCAGCAGACCGGTACGGTGCTACGCGGTCTGCTGACCGCGCGCAATACGTTTGTCGGACGCCTCTTGCTCGGCCCCGCTTTCTCGATTGCGGCGACCGCGACGCATGCGGTGCGCAAGGTTGTCTCCGGCGACTGGCGCGATGTGCCGACATGGTTTGCGCACGGTGCCGCACTCGTTGCGTTGACGTGGTGGCTCGATCGCGTGTGCGGGATTCCGGCGTGGTGCTTCATCATCGGTGTCGGTTATCCGTCGCTCGCCATTGCGTCGATCCGCTCGTTCCAGGAACACCGGGTTGCCGATGCGCACGAACATCGCACGGTGATCAACGAAGCCGGGTTGTTCTGGCGTCTGATGTTTTTGAATAACAACTACCACCTGGTGCACCACGACTTGCCGCATGTGCCGTGGTTTGCACTTCGGCAAGTCTATGAAGCGTCGCGCCAGCAATATGTGGAGCGTTCGGGCGGGTTTCTCGTGCGGGGTTACAACGAATGGTTGCGACGCTATGCATTCGCACCGGTTGCAAGTCCGGTGCATGGGGATCTGCCCGACTAGAGCGAAGCGTGTTGCTCGACGAGCGGGAGTAGCACCAGCGACAGTTCCTCGAGCGCCGCGAGTTCATTCGGCGAGAAATCGTCGGAATCGATGTTTCGTTGCAGAAGAACGATCAGCAGCGAATCGGGTTGTCGCATCGCGATGAGGCATCGGTGTGCAGGCGGCAATAGATCGGACGAGCCTCCTGCTTCCGGCTGCAAGCGGATCAATTGCGGGCCCTTCTGATCAACGAGCTGCGTTATCAGCGCTTCGGGCAAGCCTTTGCGGATGCCCGCATCGACCAGCTCCGAGCCATACAGCGGCGCGCCATCGATAAAGCGACGCGCGTGTGCGTCGACCTTCCAGACCGATACGTGCATACCGTCGATTGCAACTGTGCTGTCGACCAGTTGCTGCGTCGCGAGAAAGAACCCGGCAGTCCCTATGTGAGAAATCACTCTGCCGATTTCCACCATGACGTTCGGCGCGATGGCCTGCAATGCTTCGATATTGCAGCTCGTAGAATTCTGCTCGCCCTCGCCGGGTTTAAGGTTGTTCTCGTCTGTCGTGCTCGCCGGTGCTTGAACTGGTGAAGATGGTGTTCGCTTTTTCACTCGCACTCCAGGACGTCTCGCTCACTTTATGGTTCGGTGCCACCCGGTGTGGATGCGGGCTGTGTGCATGCGCGCGGTGCGCGTGCACTAACCGCGGCTGGTTGGGTACCTACCGTTGCGGAGCGTCTTTTTACAATGGCAGACGAGAAGTATCGGCGAAGGCACCGGCGTGAACAATACGGTCACTCAGAATTACTTGCAACATCTAAAAAATAATGTCGCAAGTCTCGCCGATACGATTATCAAGGGTTTTATATATTTTTATGACCCGATGGCGGTACTTGTCTGAAACCCTGTCAGCGAATAGGGTTATTTGTGCGAGATATTAAAAGACGTAAGCCGGGGACCGGCATTTCTGTAAGCGCGTCAAATCAATTTGATCATGGGTTCATGCGGGAAACGACTTCGTACGAACAAAGTGTGATCGAGAATACCGCTGTAATCGTCGGTGGCGCTATTCGCCCACGACGTCCGGCATGATCTGCCCCATCTCCATCGCCTGGCTGGGCGGCACCTCCTGGATGCCGATGACGATCTGGTCATCGGCAGCGCCCGTTGCAGTCTGAAACAAGGTCCAGAGACGCTGCAGCAGGCCCCGTTTATATTCAGCGGTGCGGCCGCTGCGGATCAGCAGCGTCAATGCAGCGGTCGCCGCAGGTTCGCCCGCGGTGAACCCATTGCCCGGCGGATACTCCTGAAACACCACGTGCACCCAGTTCTTCGGTACGCCGGCATATTCCGCATGCAGCGTCGTCAGGTCGCCCGCGAGCCTGTATCTAGACTCGTTGCTGAACACACCCGCTTCGGTCGTCAATGTATAGAGCGGCATCGGATCGACTCCCGTACTGACAATCACCCGACGTAGTTCTTCAGAATGCGCAGATCCGTCACGGAGTACGCCATGCCGAGCCGATAACCGCGACCGACGCGCAGCGGCGCGATCAGATGCATGTCCTCGCCGGCCACCTCGGGAATCTTCAGTTCCGCCGACCCAGCCCAGACATCGACGATCGCGAGATTGTCGGTGAGCGACATCGTGAGTTCGTCGACCGGTGGTTTTTCCTGCAGGCCGGCTGCGAGTTGCGGAAAGTAACGGCGCATCGTTGTCGGCCGATTGAAAACGGTCGTAGGGTCCGCGACAGCTTCCTCGAGCTGGATACGCGCAGTGGCCAGCCGTTCGCCATGCGCCGACACACTCGCGCCGAAGCGGCTTCCCGTGGCAAGCGGCGCAGCGGCCAGACTCGGCGCGGAGAAGCTCCGCGTCTGATAGACGCTGGCGAGTTTCTTCGGAAACCCCTGCGCCCATCCGCGAGCAATCGCGGCATCGTTATCGACGAAGATGTACGGGCAGTAGTTGACCGGCACGCCATCGAAAATCGCTTCAACCAGAACGAACGCTTCACGGTATTGATAGCGCGCGGGGTCGGTCAGTTCGTCGTTGGAGCCCGTGAACTGCCAGTCGAGAAACCAGAAGAACGCGCGCCCCGCCGATTTCTCATCGACCGTCACCCCAGGCGGAAGGAGCGCAGCGATCGCTTTCGGGTCGGCCCAGTATTCGATCGCCATGCAATCGCTGGAGTAGTGCCACGGCGGCAGCGTCGCGAGCGCGGACT
This region includes:
- a CDS encoding tautomerase family protein, which codes for MPLYTLTTEAGVFSNESRYRLAGDLTTLHAEYAGVPKNWVHVVFQEYPPGNGFTAGEPAATAALTLLIRSGRTAEYKRGLLQRLWTLFQTATGAADDQIVIGIQEVPPSQAMEMGQIMPDVVGE
- a CDS encoding CDP-diacylglycerol diphosphatase, with protein sequence MISRLISVRPALRFTCAVLLACAAAGCAKLAAVDHDALWKIVYLQCVPAAEAGSHNYGQCTSVDLQRRYAILKDISGRAQHLLIPTDRVTGIESPQILEAGAPTYWADAWTSRRYVEASLGKSLKQPLADDQIGIEINSEYRRSQDQLHLHIDCMRADVTDALARHRDDAPGTWRWDTIDGKRYRIMRVTSLTDASDPFRLVARDQIGPQAMALQTILVTGAGPSAPTDGWLVLNSDLDMTGGTGTAEGLLDHACRIVSRD
- a CDS encoding HlyU family transcriptional regulator, whose protein sequence is MNRHIHYKGYEVAPVAQRLPNGLFAANLTIEKAVANQSRAYSFDALDYFFDEEHALAYAFRWGRMWIDNRQ
- the iaaH gene encoding indoleacetamide hydrolase; translated protein: MALTVDEQLSLTATEAVAAIHTGRLKATDYVATLLARAAALARLNALTVLAMEEALAAAQRIDALPPDVRAQLPLAGLPVVVKDNINTLGLPTSAGTPALEGFVPASNAPSVQRLLDAGAIVLGKANMHELAFGITSTNLAPHAGPVRNPYDPSLIPGGSSGGTAAAIAARIVPAGLGTDTGGSTRIPAALTGTAGFRPSVGDGRAQRRYHDPNAVVPIAHTRDTVGPMARTVADIALLDGVITGDHTLPAVALAHLRIGLPAPLWEGLARSVEDVARDALKRLEAAGVTFVPVEMPDLLKLNLLVATAIALHEPREDVPAWLVANRAPVQTVEAIAARIASPDVRIAYDMILADRFGGDYYEALTVWRPQLQRHYADTFASHRLDALLFPTTRLAAVPLDEINGSSKVSIDGAEPIDEMSAYLRNTDPASAAGIPGLSLAAGMTKERLPVGIEIDGLIGSDRRLLAIGIALEQVLGQLPAPVL
- a CDS encoding acetoacetate decarboxylase family protein; the protein is MPKAFSVPITPHGKSALATLPPWHYSSDCMAIEYWADPKAIAALLPPGVTVDEKSAGRAFFWFLDWQFTGSNDELTDPARYQYREAFVLVEAIFDGVPVNYCPYIFVDNDAAIARGWAQGFPKKLASVYQTRSFSAPSLAAAPLATGSRFGASVSAHGERLATARIQLEEAVADPTTVFNRPTTMRRYFPQLAAGLQEKPPVDELTMSLTDNLAIVDVWAGSAELKIPEVAGEDMHLIAPLRVGRGYRLGMAYSVTDLRILKNYVG
- a CDS encoding NADPH-dependent FMN reductase, whose product is MTSFDHHRRPLVIGIGGTTRAASSTERALGFALRGAEDAGARTRLFGGEFLHSLPHYAPENPQRTAEQLELIEAVRTADALIIATPGYHGGVSGLVKNALDTLEELRADERPYLDGRAVGCIVTAYGWQAAGSVLTSLRSIVHALRGWPTPFGAGINTLETRFDSVESCSDPKVVEQLATVGRQAADFALAFNAHRQPVRLGADTVTESRTAKVLSLAS
- a CDS encoding ShlB/FhaC/HecB family hemolysin secretion/activation protein — encoded protein: MHILKKTRYPVCAAGVAWILAVASDANAQTERPNHLPSQDTLRYQEQQLQGVKEQALAPPEVLTPVVRQNSELPDFPIEAPCFAIAEVEWRGAEHFPWLPGRVPIEGTCMGAQGRDILSQWIARQLIADGYITTQVFFPEQDFATGHLVIEIVPGRVGTIRDEGASIGWSRMVFPERSHALLNIRDLDQALENIRRLPGQGVTAFDLVPGTDLGESDIVIRHPQNRRRVRFVLTADNSGIHATGRNQLGAIVAIDSPLHLYDQLIATVNNDAGLRNHSAGSRSKSIAWNVPIGYASFSLGFSEWSSKQALPVVGADILYTSRTRRFEAGVTYVPYRTSHNKGSLQFNLVRRQDQASLGGEEIGVQKRDITSYEIRASHLEMFSDASLHAAIGLRGSLAGLSRTPGFVYGQSNWSGRYQILTTSTSLNVPFRIDSRAFGYRGTFFLQHALQPTPFTEYLQIGGRYSVRGSDGNQSLAVQNGWTWRNELATGLFAGSETYVALDAGQVSGDPATARGRTLIGSALGIRGSYRGLGYDVSVGMPLLRPDTIQTGTPSLNVRMTYRF
- a CDS encoding fatty acid desaturase, with protein sequence MAIYLDDMQRKALARLSTTWSWRTEWPTWLLIVVIYGGWFGVALHARPLGLPLAVVLLALLSAWYLSLQHELLHGHPTRSRVFNSLFGLAPLAVWFPYGIYRNSHLRHHDDTQLTHPQLDPESYFVDAPAWQQTGTVLRGLLTARNTFVGRLLLGPAFSIAATATHAVRKVVSGDWRDVPTWFAHGAALVALTWWLDRVCGIPAWCFIIGVGYPSLAIASIRSFQEHRVADAHEHRTVINEAGLFWRLMFLNNNYHLVHHDLPHVPWFALRQVYEASRQQYVERSGGFLVRGYNEWLRRYAFAPVASPVHGDLPD